A genome region from Fusarium musae strain F31 chromosome 5, whole genome shotgun sequence includes the following:
- a CDS encoding hypothetical protein (EggNog:ENOG41~BUSCO:EOG09260M87): MDANIQRALNDKLYDKRKIGALELERVIRDLVSVKDYQRVHDILEQLCNDYAYAVHQPHARNGGLIGLAAAAIALGPELPRYLAKIVPPVLACFTDQDARVRYYACEAMYNIAKVAKGEILVYFNSIFDQLCKLGADSELSVKNGAELLDRLVKDIVSESAASYVSILETPPEFDGDDKVSLGENSHLPTAFSLPRFIPLLKERIWVINPFTRQFLVGWITLLDSIPDLELVTYLPDFLGGLLKFLSDQNSDVRVATQTCLDKFLNEIKRIARIKKGILESKRSKEGAKRKRQDSIDSESINPDFEEGDELDSDAALDDDDDSGEDWIPGQDVEINYKEILQILTATLDSPLEEDCLLESLRWVVEFLDICPEEVLPFTPKILAHMLPAMASTKETIHQAATRVNTCLMDYVVSLSDDSELSQPPPPAQPPQHLSTSRLSVPGEKGPEGNNSNRASPSSSRDLDLRSPTPAQGRSISTPADINVTQTQADLDYAAAVNSLTLLFLNDHEATRVAALTWLIMLHRKAPRKVLAFNDGTFPALLKTLSDPSDAVVTKDLQLLSQISRNTEDDYFANFMVNLLQLFSTDRKLLETRGNLIIRQLCLSLSPERIYRTLADCIEKEEDVEFASIMVQNLNNNLITAPQLADVRKRLRNLETKDGQTLFVALFRSWCYNAVATFSLCLLAQAYEQAYNLLQIFGELDMTVNMLIQVDKLVQLIESPVFTSRPDLRLQLLEPEKYPYLYKCMYGILMLLPQSSAFAALKNRLNSVSSIGYLHAAPRTAPPATSSSNFDRPNRLKSREDGNIRWVELLEKFRSVQERARRAQRQNNMDGDEIPPIGVSELRIGDGAVDVKGKETRGVGLQTIPQKEPAPAPPVPAKRIGLGRQFGRLGGAVAGKGRRNP, encoded by the exons ATGGATGCCAACATCCAACGTGCCCTTAATGATAAGCTCTACGACAAACGCAAGATCGGGGCTCTGGA GCTTGAACGTGTAATTAGAGATCTCGTCAGTGTCAAGGACTATCAGCGAGTCCATGATATTCTGGAGCAGCTGTGTAATGACTATGCGTACGCTGTGCATCAGCCTCATGCTAGAAATGGCGGTTTAATAGGCCTCGCTGCCGCCGCTATTGCGCTTGGTCCG GAACTACCGAGATATCTCGCCAAGATTGTCCCCCCTGTCCTAGCATGTTTCACCGACCAAGATGCAAGAGTAAGGTATTATGCTTGCGAGGCCATGTACAATATAGCCAAGGTTGCAAAGGGAGAAATATTGGtgtattttaatagtatctTTGATCAGCTTTGCAAG CTTGGGGCGGACTCGGAGCTGTCAGTCAAAAACGGAGCGGAACTGCTGGATCGACTCGTAAAAGATATTGTATCTGAGTCTGCTGCTTCATATGTCTCTATCCTCGAGACACCGCCGGAGTTCGATGGCGATGACAAAGTGTCGCTAGGCGAGAACTCTCACTTGCCAACAGCGTTCTCCCTGCCTCGATTTATCCCACTCTTGAAAGAGCGCATTTGGGTTATTAATCCTTTCACTCGGCAGTTCCTCGTGGGATGGATCACGTTACTCGATTCTATACCCGACCTGGAGCTTGTCACGTATCTCCCGGACTTCCTTGGAggtcttctcaagttcctATCTGACCAGAATTCGGACGTGAGGGTTGCCACACAAACCTGCTTGGATAAGTTTTTGAACGAGATCAAGCGCATTGCGCGTATAAAGAAGGGCATCTTGGAAAGCAAACGGTCTAAAGAGGGTGCCAAGCGGAAACGACAAGACTCAATCGATAGCGAATCGATAAACCCTGACTTTGAGGAAGGAGATGAGCTCGACTCAGACGCCGCactcgatgatgatgacgatagTGGAGAGGATTGGATTCCCGGACAAGATGTCGAGATAAACTACAAGGAGATTCTTCAGATACTTACTGCCACGCTCGATTCTCCGCTAG AGGAGGATTGTCTCCTCGAGTCACTAAGATGGGTTGTTGAATTTCTAGATATTTGCCCTGAAGAAGTCCTTCCCTTTACGCCCAAGATCCTCGCCCATATGCTTCCAGCTATGGCCAGCACCAAAGAGACCATCCATCAAGCAGCAACCCGGGTCAACACATGCCTGATGGACTATGTCGTTTCGCTCTCTGACGACTCGGAGTTGAGTCAACCGCCGCCTCCTGCTCAACCGCCTCAACACCTCTCAACCTCTCGACTGTCAGTTCCCGGAGAAAAGGGGCCCGAgggcaacaacagcaacagagcATCCCCATCAAGCTCCAGAGACCTCGATCTCCGCAGTCCTACACCTGCTCAAGGCCGCTCAATATCGACTCCCGCTGATATCAATGTTACGCAGACACAAGCTGATCTGGACTACGCCGCCGCCGTCAACTCTCtgactctcctcttcctcaacgatCACGAAGCGACCCGGGTGGCGGCCTTGACGTGGCTTATTATGCTACACAGGAAAGCTCCCCGAAAGGTCCTCGCTTTCAACGATGGCACGTTCCCAGCGTTGCTCAAGACATTATCCGATCCCTCAGACGCCGTGGTTACCAAggatcttcaacttctctcGCAAATCTCAAGGAATACGGAGGACGACTACTTTGCAAATTTCATGGTCAATCTCTTACAACTTTTCTCAACAGATCGAAAGCTGCTTGAAACTCGAGGAAATCTCATTATTCGGCAACTGTGTTTAAGCTTGAGCCCAGAGAGGATTTACAGGACACTGGCAGACTGCAtcgagaaagaggaagacgtCGAATTCGCAAGCATAATGGTGCAGAACCTCAATAACAACCTGATTACTGCTCCACAGCTAGCAGACGTTCGAAAAAGATTACGAAACCTTGAAACAAAG GACGGTCAAACGCTATTCGTGGCATTGTTTCGATCGTGGTGCTATAATGCTGTCGCTACCTTCTCGCTTTGCTTGCTCGCCCAAGCCTACGAGCAAGCTTATAACTTGCTACAGATCTT CGGCGAATTGGACATGACAGTCAACATGCTCATTCAAGTAGACAAACTCGTACAGCTTATCGAGTCACCCGTCTTTACTT CCCGTCCAGACTTACGACTACAACTACTGGAACCTGAGAAGTACCCATACTTATACAAGTGCATGTATGGTATCCTCATGCTTCTACCGCAGTCCTCGGCATTTGCCGCGCTGAAGAACAGACTCAATAGCGTCAGCTCTATAGGCTATCTACATGCGGCACCTCGAAC GGCTCCTCCAGCTACAAGCAGCTCCAATTTTGACAGACCCAATCGACTCAAGAGCAGGGAAGATGGGAACATACGATGGGTTGAGCTACTGGAAAAGTTCCGAAGTGTGCAGGAACGAGCTAGACGCGCGCAGCGTCAGAACAACATGGATGGTGACGAAATACCACCAATTGGGGTCAGTGAACTCCGCATTGGCGATGGAGCGGTAGACGTCAAAGGCAAGGAGACACGGGGTGTCGGCTTGCAAACGATTCCCCAGAAAGAGCCAGCACCCGCTCCTCCAGTGCCGGCCAAAAGAATTGGTTTGGGTAGGCAGTTTGGAAGGTTGGGTGGCGCCGTGGCAGGTAAAGGGCGGCGAAACCCATAG
- a CDS encoding hypothetical protein (EggNog:ENOG41) — protein MAHHRLLSQDSAIFSPSVARIAASTARDWSYIDAWLSSKFHPRPVPSFERNNDTLKALLALASVNEAADDERNLVAKSEATALQELTDSEKKIDKTSRPLREGLIEAVEHNLPTDGHTALDAIANMALQFGVAFPEPDTLGQRMCQLQASIHDAEQMKARVEVLHKHIDDEAARIKELLKELQRDDYQPPAHLAIQNLDMQRKVKALSAKLPELQDKVAALAASADSSHPTIADLARDEQEYLSVLSRKKELDVQLATFQGLPSNPDVARAELEELRDQLRSVESQRDAVFEGLVERESPVKRRR, from the coding sequence atggCGCATCATCGTCTCCTCAGCCAAGATTCGGCCATTTTCTCTCCCTCAGTTGCTCGTATCGCCGCTTCCACCGCCCGCGACTGGTCCTATATCGACGCCTGGCTCTCCTCTAAATTCCACCCTCGACCAGTCCCGTCTTTCGAGCGCAACAATGACACTCTCAAAGCCCTATTAGCTCTCGCCTCTGTCAACGAAGCTGCCGATGATGAGCGTAACCTGGTAGCTAAGTCTGAAGCAACTGCTTTGCAGGAACTCACCGActctgagaagaagatcgacaAAACCAGCCGGCCACTGAGGGAAGGCCTCATTGAAGCCGTAGAACACAACCTGCCTACCGATGGCCACACCGCTCTTGATGCCATTGCCAATATGGCGCTCCAATTCGGAGTCGCCTTCCCAGAGCCCGACACACTAGGCCAGCGCATGTGCCAACTTCAAGCAAGCATCCACGATGCTGAACAGATGAAGGCCCGCGTCGAGGTCCTCCACAAACATATCGACGACGAAGCAGCTCGAATAAAGGAACTTCTCAAAGAGCTACAGAGAGATGACTACCAGCCTCCAGCACATTTGGCCATACAGAACCTCGACATGCagcgcaaggtcaaggcaTTGTCCGCCAAGCTACCTGAGCTTCAAGACAAGGTTGCTGCTCTGGCTGCATCCGCCGACTCCTCGCACCCGACCATTGCCGACCTTGCTCGTGACGAACAAGAATACCTGTCAGTGTTATCACGAAAGAAGGAGCTCGACGTCCAGCTGGCCACCTTTCAAGGTCTTCCTAGCAATCCAGATGTGGCCAGGGCTGAACTCGAAGAGCTTCGAGATCAATTACGTTCTGTAGAATCGCAGCGTGATGCTGTCTTTGAAGGCTTAGTGGAACGTGAAAGTCCTGTTAAGCGACGACGCTGA
- a CDS encoding hypothetical protein (EggNog:ENOG41): protein MYPIDAIKTRMQILNPSTTPAYSGVIRNTVQIARTEGFFSLWRGMSSVIVGAGPAHAVYFATYEAVKHAMGGNQAGVHHPLAAATSGAAATIASDAFMNPFDVIKQRMQIQNSSKMYRSMLDCAKYVYKSEGLGAFYISYPTTLSMTVPFTALQFLAYESISTAMNPAKNYDPLTHCLAGAVAGGFAAGLTTPMDVIKTMLQTRGTSTDPEVRSVNSFIGGCRLLYQRAGFKGFFKGVRPRIVTTMPSTAICWSAYEFSKSYFIKRNDAA, encoded by the exons ATGTATCCCATTGATGCAATCAAG ACCAGAATGCAAATCCTCAACCCCAGCACCACACCGGCCTACTCGGGCGTCATTCGTAATACCGTTCAGATTGCCCGCACCGAGGGATTCTTCAGCTTATGGCGCGGCATGTCCAGTGTCATAGTTGGAGCTG GTCCTGCGCATGCCGTCTACTTTGCAACATACGAAGCAGTCAAACATGCCATGGGCGGTAACCAGGCCGGTGTACATCATCCCCTCGCTGCTG CCACCAGCGGTGCCGCTGCGACTATTGCTAGCGACGCGTTCATGAACCCTTTCGATG TCATCAAGCAGCGCATGCAGATTCAAAATTCGAGCAAGATGTACCGATCCATGCTGGACTGCGCCAAGTATGTCTACAAGTCCGAGGGCTTGGGCGCTTTCTACATCTCGTACCCCACGACACTGTCCATGACAGTCCCCTTCACAGCTCTACAGTTCCTCGCATACGAGTCTATTTCAACCGCCATGAACCCCGCAAAGAACTACGACCCCTTGACACATTGTTTGGCCGGTGCCGTTGCTGGTGGTTTTGCTGCTGGTCTTACCACCCCCATGGATGTCATCAAGACTATGCTCCAGACTCGGGGAACCTCCACCGACCCCGAAGTGAGAAGCGTCAACAGTTTTATCGGAGGCTGCCGCCTATTATATCAGAGAGCCGGGTTCAAAGGCTTCTTCAAGGGTGTGCGACCTCGCATTGTTACCACAATGCCCAGCACAGCTATCTGCTGGTCGGCATATGAGTTCTCAAA GTCCTATTTCATCAAGCGCAACGATGCTGCTTGA
- the ATG9_1 gene encoding autophagy protein atg9 (EggNog:ENOG41~BUSCO:EOG092615CC): MSGLWNLAIWLYTFFFIWKCVQYFVEIRRLLYIRDFYIYLLDIPEQDMQTVSWQDIVARIMALREQNPKTATNITPKLRQFIGSQSKERLDAHDIANRLMRKENYLIAMINKDVLNLSLPVPFLRGRQLFSKTMEWYLHYCILDMAFNELGQVQQDFLRPDRRRLLSQKLKQRLMFAGFLNLIFAPVVLAYVIIVYFFTYYYEYTKDPKQAAARKYTSLAEWKFREFNELPHIFYERLHMSYPFATRYIDQFPKRMTEDIARTIAFMTGAITAILAVGSILDSELFINFEITKDRPVLFYLGIFGAIWAITRGMVSEETLVFNPEYALMNVIEYTHYMPDHWKNKLHSFEVKQEFAELYKMKVVIFLEEVMGIVTTPMLLLFSLPKCSDQIVDFFREFTIHVDGLGYVCSFAVFDFQKGPGNTGHQGQRPDVREDYYSTKHNKMAASYFGFLDNYVTNPKTGIPGHTPFGGKPAFHPPPAFPGLASPSLGADMQGSHIGRAETGRARSRAPGGRGPRTGPIPQPSPMASVLLDQHHQPAGVNMGARSLHWSRYPRGFRGESQITEEAEDSAMRRTGDDDELYEPGGELGESTWETSPAKGVTRENSAANTDDPGEGVLGMIYQLQQTQRSRRGGGMV, encoded by the exons ATGTCGGGTCTCTGGAACCTGGCGATTTGGCTTTACACATTCTTCTTCATTTGGAAGTGTGTACAATACTTTGTGGAGATTCGCCGCCTCCTCTACATCAGGGACTTCTACATTTACTTGCTGGATATTCCGGAACAAGACATGCAAACTGTTTCGTGGCAGGATATTGTGGCTCGTATCATGGCGCTGCGTGAACAGAACCCGAAGACTGCAACAAACATCACACCGAAACTGAGACAGTTTATTGGCAGCCAGTCGAAAGAACGGCTTGATGCACACGATATTGCTAATCGACTCATGCGCAAAGAGAATTACCTCATTGCGATGATCAACAAGGATGTCCTGAACTTGTCTTTGCCAGTTCCGTTTCTTCGCGGCCGCCAGCTATTTTCCAAGACAATGGAATGGTATCTTCATTACTGCATCCTTGATATGGCCTTCAACGAGTTAGGCCAAGTTCAGCAGGACTTTTTGCGCCCGGATCGCAGACGTCTCTTGAGCCAAAAACTGAAGCAGCGGTTGATGTTCGCGGGGTTTCTAAATCTTATCTTCGCGCCTGTTGTGCTTGCATATGTTATCATTGTTTACTTCTTCACTTATTATTAT GAGTACACAAAGGATCCCAAGCAAGCTGCAGCGCGCAAGTACACTTCTCTAGCAGAATGGAAATTCCGCGAATTCAACGAACTGCCACATATATTTTACGAAAGGCTGCACATGTCTTATCCATTCGCCACTCGGTATATCGATCAGTTCCCCAAGAGGATGACTGAAGATATTGCGCGAACTATCGCCTTCATGACAGGTGCAATTACTGCCATTCTCGCTGTAGGCTCTATTCTTGACTCggagctttttattaacttcGAGATCACGAAAGACAGGCCAGTCCTATTCTATCTCGGAATCTTTGGTGCCATTTGGGCTATCACCCGAGGAATGGTGTCCGAAGAGACATTAGTATTCAATCCCGAATATGCCTTGATGAATGTGATTGAGTACACACACTACATGCCCGATCACTGGAAGAATAAGCTTCACAGCTTCGAGGTTAAACAGGAATTTGCAGAGCTTTACAAGATGAAAGTGGTCATTTTCCTCGAGGAGGTGATGGGCATAGTGACGACGCCTATGTTGCTCTTGTTTTCACTGCCTAAGTGCAGTGACCAGATCGTCGATTTCTTCCGCGAATTCACAATCCACGTTGACGGCCTTGGCTATGTCTGCTCCTTTGCGGTATTCGACTTTCAGAAAGGACCAGGAAATACGGGCCATCAGGGGCAACGACCGGATGTTCGTGAGGACTACTACTCAACGAAGCACAACAAGATGGCCGCATCCTACTTTGGGTTCCTTGACAACTACGTTACCAACCCCAAGACTGGTATTCCCGGTCATACACCGTTTGGAGGAAAACCAGCCTTTCACCCACCTCCAGCTTTCCCAGGGCTTGCCTCTCCATCATTAGGAGCAGACATGCAGGGTTCTCATATTGGTCGCGCGGAAACGGGACGTGCCAGAAGTAGAGCCCCCGGTGGACGAGGTCCACGTACGGGACCAATACCACAGCCCTCCCCAATGGCGTCTGTCCTGTtggatcaacatcatcaacctgcTGGGGTGAACATGGGTGCACGTAGTCTTCATTGGTCAAGGTATCCGCGAGGATTCCGCGGGGAAAGCCAAATAactgaagaagctgaagatagCGCCATGAGGCGAACTGGGGACGATGACGAACTGTACGAGCCAGGGGGGGAACTAGGTGAATCGACCTGGGAAACGTCCCCCGCAAAAGGGGTGACACGGGAGAACAGTGCAGCCAATACAGACGATCCTGGTGAAGGGGTACTGGGCATGATATACCAGCTTCAGCAAACGCAGCGATCCCGGCGCGGTGGGGGCATGGTCTGA
- the ATG9_2 gene encoding autophagy protein atg9 yields the protein MSSKLFSRSKFSARGSRSFYEQLRSGDDDEYDPGIDEENLGHQFDDDFHPEGLDIGDSRMTIESAALKPKGKGRAKALRKQAQSPGGPSPRWHQQDDDGDNEVPASLLMEPNEVVDLPPTSPRRAAPSNNPQSLEAAGPSSARARAQWEAATAQQQLHQENRYGVPAGPQPMPVARGLIASNPREKALWRWVNTSNLDSFMRDVYDYYEGGGLWCILCANALWLL from the coding sequence ATGTCCTCCAAGTTATTCTCCCGATCGAAATTCTCCGCAAGAGGGTCACGGTCGTTTTATGAACAGCTCCGTTctggcgatgatgacgaatACGATCCCGGCATCGATGAAGAGAACCTTGGTCATCAATTTGATGACGATTTTCATCCCGAAGGACTCGATATTGGCGATAGCCGCATGACAATAGAAAGTGCAGCTCTGAAACCAAAGGGCAAAGGAAGGGCTAAGGCACTAAGGAAGCAGGCGCAAAGTCCCGGTGGACCCTCGCCGCGATGGCACCAGCAGGACGACGACGGTGACAACGAGGTGCCGGCATCGTTACTCATGGAGCCAAACGAAGTAGTAGACTTACCCCCCACATCGCCCAGACGAGCAGCACCATCGAACAATCCCCAAAGTCTAGAAGCTGCAGGCCCATCATCAGCACGGGCAAGGGCGCAGTGGGAAGCAGCCACAGCTCAgcaacaacttcatcaagagAATAGGTATGGGGTGCCCGCTGGACCACAACCTATGCCCGTGGCTAGGGGCTTGATAGCGAGTAATCCGAGGGAGAAAGCACTCTGGCGATGGGTTAACACCTCAAATCTAGACAGCTTTATGCGGGATGTTTACGACTATTATGAAGGTGGGGGACTGTGGTGCATTCTGTGTGCTAACGCTCTATGGCTCTTGTAA